A part of Streptomyces sp. NBC_00557 genomic DNA contains:
- a CDS encoding glutaredoxin family protein — MSPLFRRKADPADPRDRLVTLIRKPGCHLCDDAQAVIEKVCGELGVPWEGKDITEDRALHDRYWEQIPVVLIDGEQHTFWRVNEERLRRALTD; from the coding sequence ATGAGTCCTCTTTTCCGGCGCAAGGCCGACCCCGCCGACCCTCGTGACCGGCTCGTCACCCTGATCCGCAAGCCCGGCTGCCATCTGTGCGACGACGCGCAGGCGGTGATCGAGAAGGTGTGCGGGGAACTCGGGGTGCCCTGGGAGGGCAAGGACATCACCGAGGACCGGGCGCTGCACGACCGGTACTGGGAGCAGATCCCGGTCGTCCTGATCGACGGCGAGCAGCACACCTTCTGGCGCGTGAACGAGGAGCGGCTCCGTCGCGCACTGACCGACTAG
- a CDS encoding ECF subfamily RNA polymerase sigma factor, BldN family, whose amino-acid sequence MYPHVGVDASGLATLRATVATVKETLRGLVPTAYAVPAFAAAPVGPCYALAEGSAAVGRRGRSAGAATARRPAADSDSARMMDLVERAQAGEAEAFGRLYDQYSDTVYRYIYYRVGGRATAEDLTSETFLRALRRIGTFTWQGRDFGAWLVTIARNLVADHFKSSRFRLEVTTGEMLDANEVERSPEDSVLESLSNAALLDAVRRLNPQQQECVTLRFLQGLSVAETARVMGKNEGAIKTLQYRAVRTLARLLPDDAR is encoded by the coding sequence GTGTACCCACACGTCGGGGTTGACGCCTCGGGCCTGGCTACGCTGCGCGCAACAGTCGCAACGGTCAAAGAGACGCTGCGCGGCCTCGTCCCCACCGCGTACGCCGTCCCCGCCTTCGCCGCCGCGCCCGTCGGCCCGTGCTACGCACTGGCCGAGGGCAGCGCCGCCGTGGGCAGACGAGGGCGCTCGGCCGGCGCCGCCACCGCCCGCCGCCCGGCCGCGGACAGCGACAGCGCCCGGATGATGGACCTGGTCGAGCGCGCCCAGGCCGGCGAGGCCGAGGCCTTCGGCCGGCTGTACGACCAGTACAGCGACACGGTGTACCGGTACATCTACTACCGCGTGGGCGGCCGGGCCACCGCCGAGGACCTGACCAGCGAGACCTTTCTGCGCGCCCTGCGCCGGATCGGCACCTTCACCTGGCAGGGCCGCGACTTCGGGGCCTGGCTGGTGACCATCGCCCGGAACCTGGTCGCCGACCACTTCAAGTCCAGCCGCTTCCGGCTGGAGGTCACCACCGGCGAGATGCTCGACGCCAACGAGGTCGAGCGCTCCCCGGAGGACTCGGTCCTGGAGTCCCTGTCGAACGCCGCGCTGCTGGACGCCGTACGCCGGCTCAACCCGCAGCAGCAGGAGTGCGTGACCCTCCGCTTCCTCCAGGGCCTCTCGGTCGCCGAGACCGCCCGTGTCATGGGCAAGAACGAGGGCGCCATCAAGACCCTCCAGTACCGCGCCGTGCGCACCCTCGCCCGGCTCCTTCCGGACGACGCCCGCTGA
- a CDS encoding glutamyl-tRNA reductase — MSLLVVGLSHRSAPVSVLERAALSSDAQIKLLQDTVAAEPATEAAVLATCNRIELYADVDKFHAGVAELSTLLARHSGVGLDELSPYLYVHYEDRAVHHLFSVACGLDSMVVGEGQILGQIKDSLATAQELHTAGKLLNDLFQQALRVGKRAHSETGIDRAGQSLVTFGLEQLAAGGDVPAWASGRRALVIGAGSMSSLAAATLARAGVAEVVVANRTFERAERLAQILTEADDNAVAARAVRMDAVPDELTRADVVVSCTGATGLVLTAEAVAHAVEGRTGQPAVAHTTVPEVSAKTPLPPAGADENCPLDLAAVQPGFSVMGEAAVAGMDAATLEQHAAWVAGGTIDRTARRSPEADAELIAALAATAATVGRIPERRRPEPPAERPAPFFFLLDLAMPRDIDAAVHRLAGVRLVDIESLAEASADAPMAADVDQVRRIVSDEVAAFGAAQRAAHITPTVVALRTMAADVVASEIARLDGRLPDLDERQRGEIRQAVHRVVDKLLHAPTVRVKQLAAEPGGAGYADALRTLFDLDPETVAAVSRAGDSTDEKDRPA, encoded by the coding sequence ATGAGTCTCCTCGTCGTCGGACTGAGTCACCGCAGCGCGCCGGTCAGCGTGCTGGAGCGGGCCGCGCTGAGCTCGGACGCCCAGATCAAGCTGCTGCAGGACACGGTCGCCGCCGAGCCGGCCACCGAGGCCGCGGTGCTCGCCACCTGCAACCGCATCGAGCTGTACGCCGACGTGGACAAGTTCCACGCCGGCGTCGCCGAGCTGTCCACGCTGCTCGCCCGGCACAGCGGGGTCGGCCTGGACGAGCTGAGCCCCTATCTGTACGTGCACTACGAGGACCGGGCCGTCCACCACCTGTTCTCGGTGGCCTGCGGCCTGGACTCGATGGTCGTCGGCGAGGGGCAGATCCTCGGCCAGATCAAGGACTCCCTGGCCACCGCCCAGGAGCTGCACACCGCCGGCAAGCTGCTGAACGACCTGTTCCAGCAGGCCCTCAGGGTCGGCAAGCGCGCCCACTCCGAGACCGGCATCGACCGCGCCGGCCAGTCCCTGGTCACCTTCGGCCTGGAGCAGCTGGCCGCCGGCGGCGACGTGCCGGCCTGGGCGTCCGGCCGCAGGGCGCTGGTCATCGGCGCCGGGTCGATGTCCTCGCTGGCCGCCGCCACGCTGGCGCGGGCCGGGGTCGCCGAGGTCGTCGTCGCCAACCGCACCTTCGAGCGCGCCGAGCGGCTCGCACAGATACTCACCGAGGCCGACGACAACGCGGTGGCCGCCCGCGCGGTACGGATGGACGCCGTGCCGGACGAGCTGACACGTGCCGACGTCGTCGTCTCCTGTACCGGGGCGACCGGTCTGGTGCTCACCGCGGAGGCGGTCGCCCACGCCGTCGAGGGCCGCACCGGGCAGCCCGCCGTCGCCCACACCACGGTGCCCGAGGTGAGCGCGAAGACCCCGCTGCCTCCCGCCGGCGCCGACGAGAACTGCCCGCTGGACCTGGCCGCCGTACAGCCCGGCTTCTCCGTCATGGGCGAGGCCGCCGTCGCCGGCATGGACGCGGCCACCCTCGAGCAGCACGCGGCCTGGGTCGCCGGAGGAACGATCGACCGCACGGCCCGCCGCAGCCCCGAGGCCGATGCCGAGCTGATCGCCGCGCTCGCCGCGACCGCCGCCACCGTGGGCCGGATCCCCGAGCGACGCAGGCCGGAGCCGCCGGCCGAGCGCCCGGCGCCCTTCTTCTTCCTTCTCGACCTGGCCATGCCCCGCGACATCGACGCGGCCGTGCACCGGCTGGCCGGGGTGCGGCTGGTGGACATCGAGTCGCTGGCGGAAGCCTCCGCCGACGCTCCGATGGCTGCCGACGTCGACCAGGTCCGGCGTATCGTCTCCGACGAGGTCGCGGCCTTCGGCGCGGCACAGCGGGCGGCGCACATCACACCGACCGTGGTCGCGCTGCGCACCATGGCCGCCGACGTCGTCGCCAGCGAGATCGCTCGGCTCGACGGCCGCCTGCCCGACCTGGACGAACGCCAGCGCGGGGAGATCCGCCAGGCCGTGCACCGGGTCGTCGACAAGCTGCTGCACGCGCCGACCGTACGGGTCAAGCAGCTCGCGGCCGAGCCCGGCGGCGCCGGGTACGCGGACGCGCTGCGCACCCTGTTCGACCTCGACCCCGAGACGGTCGCCGCCGTCTCCCGGGCCGGGGACAGCACAGACGAGAAGGACCGACCGGCATGA
- a CDS encoding uroporphyrinogen-III synthase codes for MSPTALPAAGPEHGHVTFLGAGPGDPGLLTLRAVEALSHADVLIAEHEVLDVIRTHARQGVSVVRTDADPSSVSPPGTGTPQLTVVDGTSTPAAVPAAARDAAHLVMEAARGGRRVVRAVSGDPGLDTYAAGEMLACAAAGVPFEVVPGVAAAVGVPAYAGVPLRDAEGADVRFVDARTASDRCWTEVGASDGTVVVSTTLDSVAAAAGELVSAGRKPDTPLTVTVAGTTTRQRTWAATLGTIAQTLKQAKVLPSPDGGRPVIAVVGERSAAARRDQLSWFESKPLFGWKVLVPRTKEQAASLSDQLRSYGAVPHEVPTIAVEPPRTPQQMERAVKGLVTGRYEWIAFTSVNAVKAVREKFEEYGLDARAFAGIKVAAVGEQTAKALVAFGVKPDLVPSGEQSAAGLLEDWPPYDPVFDPIDRVFLPRADIATETLVAGLIELGWEVDDVTAYRTVRASPPPAETREAIKGGGFDAVLFTSSSTVRNLVGIAGKPHNVTVIACIGPATAKTAEEHGLRVDVMAPEPSVHKLAEALAEFGAKRRAAALEAGDPVTRPSERRPGARRRRSTT; via the coding sequence TTGAGCCCCACCGCCCTTCCTGCCGCCGGTCCGGAACACGGGCACGTCACCTTCCTCGGTGCCGGACCCGGAGATCCGGGACTGCTGACTCTGCGCGCCGTGGAGGCGCTGTCGCACGCGGACGTCCTGATCGCCGAGCACGAGGTGCTCGACGTGATCCGGACGCACGCCCGACAGGGCGTCTCCGTGGTCCGGACGGACGCCGACCCCTCTTCGGTCTCGCCGCCTGGCACGGGCACGCCCCAGCTGACGGTCGTTGACGGCACGTCAACACCCGCCGCTGTCCCGGCTGCTGCCCGGGATGCCGCTCATCTTGTCATGGAGGCCGCGCGGGGCGGCAGGCGGGTCGTCCGTGCGGTGTCGGGGGACCCGGGACTCGATACGTACGCGGCCGGGGAAATGCTCGCCTGCGCCGCCGCCGGGGTGCCCTTCGAGGTGGTCCCGGGTGTGGCGGCGGCGGTCGGTGTGCCCGCGTACGCCGGTGTGCCGCTGCGGGACGCCGAGGGCGCCGACGTCCGGTTCGTGGACGCCCGTACGGCCTCGGACCGCTGCTGGACCGAGGTGGGCGCCTCCGACGGCACGGTGGTCGTCTCCACGACCCTGGACTCGGTGGCCGCGGCGGCGGGCGAACTGGTCTCGGCGGGCCGCAAGCCCGACACCCCCCTGACGGTCACCGTCGCCGGCACGACCACCCGCCAGCGCACCTGGGCGGCGACCCTCGGCACGATCGCGCAGACCCTGAAGCAGGCGAAGGTCCTGCCGTCCCCGGACGGCGGCCGGCCGGTCATAGCCGTGGTCGGCGAGCGCAGCGCAGCCGCCCGGCGCGACCAGCTGTCGTGGTTCGAGTCCAAGCCGCTGTTCGGCTGGAAGGTGCTCGTGCCGCGCACGAAGGAGCAGGCGGCGTCGCTCTCCGACCAGCTGCGGTCCTACGGCGCGGTGCCGCACGAGGTCCCGACCATCGCGGTGGAGCCCCCGCGCACCCCGCAGCAGATGGAGCGCGCGGTCAAGGGCCTGGTCACCGGCCGCTACGAGTGGATCGCCTTCACGTCGGTCAACGCGGTGAAGGCGGTACGGGAGAAGTTCGAGGAGTACGGCCTTGACGCTCGGGCTTTTGCGGGTATCAAGGTGGCTGCGGTGGGCGAGCAGACGGCGAAGGCCCTCGTCGCCTTCGGCGTGAAGCCGGACCTGGTGCCGAGCGGCGAGCAGTCCGCGGCCGGCCTCCTGGAGGACTGGCCGCCGTACGACCCGGTCTTCGACCCGATCGACCGCGTCTTCCTGCCGCGCGCCGACATCGCCACGGAGACGCTGGTCGCCGGCCTGATCGAGCTGGGCTGGGAGGTGGACGACGTGACCGCCTACCGGACGGTCCGCGCCTCGCCGCCCCCGGCCGAGACCCGCGAGGCCATCAAGGGCGGCGGCTTCGACGCCGTGCTCTTCACGTCGTCTTCGACGGTCCGGAACCTGGTCGGCATCGCGGGCAAGCCGCACAACGTGACGGTCATCGCCTGCATCGGCCCGGCCACGGCCAAGACGGCCGAGGAACACGGCCTGCGGGTGGACGTGATGGCCCCGGAGCCCTCGGTCCACAAGCTGGCCGAGGCCCTGGCGGAGTTCGGCGCAAAGCGCAGGGCCGCCGCCTTGGAGGCCGGCGACCCGGTGACCCGGCCGAGCGAGCGGAGGCCGGGGGCGCGGAGGCGGCGGTCGACGACGTGA
- a CDS encoding DEAD/DEAH box helicase family protein: MGSPSGGDDEQVARLAAGSSNFGHLLKHEPLLVTLGCAAESYVHTDPHAAMVKTRLFGEVMTRHLVTLLGLTVPGTRQVDRINALTRAGVLVPQVRGWFEAVRTTGNRAVHEYYANVREALQSVETCFRLGDWLHRALDPSDTTHRVFLAPASPSSAPAPTTAADQQELEQLRAELEAYRRRLEEARLRYDGKQSRLEREQAARAQAEAELARAEAERAALQGLIAELSDKITELTAPAMESRSAARPLDGASQRDEFIAHAQKAARPPMSEAQVRAELDRILEKAGWVVQDDSTKDLFAGRGVAVREVSTAVGRADYLLYVDQRLVGVIEAKREGADLEAAMQQAARYATGLTRSQQLSAWRASLPFRYVADGNTVRFHNALDPSPRTRDVFAVHQPETIARWVEEAEADPSAPTLRARMRRLPQTFLDPEPLRPAQRKAITGLERSLAKDDPRALIQMATGAGKTYTVVSESYRLLKHAGAKRILFLVDRNNLGSQAATEFENFDTPDDGRKFTELYVVQRLAGDTVLGSAHVVVSTVQRLWLALTGREVPSADSEDAALDRYDLVDEPVEVGYNADLPPESFDLIVVDECHRSIYGKWRAVLEYFDAHLVGLTATPVKQTFGFFFQNLVSEYPYEQAVADGVNVDFDVFRIRTELGENGGTIPAETVVPMRERKTRRERYEELEENLEWKASQLGRHVISKGQLKLVVETFRKHLFTDIFPPVGDGDAQRSRTHVPKTLIFAVDDNHADEIVQTVRQVFGEGDDFCTKITHAAKRPAELIKAFRNSPELRVAVTVDMIATGTDIPPLECVFFLRDVKSWAYFEQMKGRGSRTVDPAEFQSVTPDAEVKERFVIVDAVGVTDSPRVDARPLVRVSERKIPLERLMAKTAGLALTEDEVATLAGRLARLDRQLTPEEREEIEELADQPLQEIVGGLVRSVDPDQQEKARRIGGEKQVRQDMLEALKPIASNRELRDRLMSMRRAHDIVIDEVSVDEVKEARGITADELAMRKVTSWQQYIKEHEDEIAALTLAFSERRDPKEVYRRLKDLARKIERPPFQWTPARLYDAYVQLGKAAKHPRGAAGVVDLVGLLRFELGLDQEVRPYRALVEERYAAWRARQEQAGAMFTEDQVWWLDRIVDVIATDAAIEPDHLKDVPFIERGGVDGFLREFGADRGAEILDELGRELGA; this comes from the coding sequence GTGGGGAGCCCGTCCGGCGGGGATGACGAGCAGGTCGCACGTCTCGCTGCGGGCTCGTCGAATTTCGGGCACCTGCTCAAGCACGAGCCGTTGCTGGTGACGCTCGGCTGCGCGGCAGAGTCGTACGTGCACACCGATCCGCACGCGGCCATGGTGAAAACCCGCCTCTTCGGTGAGGTCATGACGCGGCACCTGGTCACGCTCCTCGGACTCACCGTCCCTGGAACCCGGCAGGTCGATCGGATCAACGCGCTCACCAGGGCCGGTGTTCTCGTCCCGCAGGTCCGCGGGTGGTTCGAAGCCGTCCGTACGACGGGGAACCGGGCGGTCCACGAGTACTACGCCAACGTGCGTGAGGCACTCCAGTCCGTCGAGACCTGCTTCCGTCTCGGTGACTGGCTGCACCGTGCCTTGGACCCGTCCGACACCACGCACAGGGTCTTCCTGGCGCCCGCATCGCCCTCGTCCGCGCCTGCGCCTACGACCGCCGCCGACCAGCAGGAGCTGGAGCAGCTCCGCGCCGAGCTGGAGGCGTACCGCCGTCGGCTGGAGGAGGCTCGGCTCCGCTACGACGGCAAGCAGAGCCGCCTGGAACGTGAGCAGGCGGCACGCGCTCAGGCCGAGGCGGAGCTGGCTCGCGCGGAGGCTGAGCGGGCGGCATTGCAGGGCCTGATCGCCGAGTTGAGCGACAAGATCACCGAGCTGACGGCTCCGGCCATGGAGTCCCGTTCAGCCGCCCGCCCGCTGGACGGGGCCTCTCAGCGCGACGAGTTCATCGCCCACGCGCAGAAGGCCGCCCGCCCGCCGATGAGCGAGGCGCAGGTCCGTGCCGAGCTTGACCGCATCCTGGAGAAGGCGGGCTGGGTCGTCCAGGACGACAGCACCAAGGACCTCTTCGCGGGCCGTGGCGTCGCCGTCCGGGAGGTCTCCACCGCCGTCGGACGCGCCGACTACCTCCTCTACGTCGACCAGCGCCTGGTCGGCGTCATAGAGGCCAAGCGGGAGGGCGCCGACTTGGAGGCAGCCATGCAGCAGGCGGCCCGCTACGCCACCGGCCTCACCCGTAGCCAGCAGCTCAGCGCCTGGCGCGCCAGCCTGCCCTTCCGGTACGTCGCCGACGGCAACACCGTGCGCTTCCACAACGCGCTGGACCCGTCCCCTCGCACGCGTGACGTCTTCGCCGTGCACCAGCCGGAGACCATCGCGCGCTGGGTCGAGGAGGCGGAGGCCGACCCGAGCGCGCCGACTCTGCGCGCCCGGATGCGTCGGCTGCCGCAGACCTTCCTCGACCCGGAGCCGCTGCGCCCGGCGCAGCGCAAGGCGATCACGGGTCTGGAGCGCTCCCTGGCCAAGGACGACCCGCGCGCCCTCATCCAGATGGCGACCGGCGCGGGTAAGACGTACACGGTGGTCAGTGAGAGCTACCGGCTGCTCAAGCACGCCGGCGCCAAGCGCATTCTGTTCCTCGTCGACCGCAACAATCTGGGCAGCCAGGCTGCCACGGAGTTCGAGAACTTCGACACCCCGGACGACGGCCGTAAGTTCACCGAGCTGTACGTGGTGCAGCGCCTGGCGGGTGACACCGTGCTGGGCTCGGCTCACGTGGTGGTCTCCACGGTGCAGCGGCTGTGGCTGGCGCTGACGGGCCGCGAGGTCCCGAGCGCCGACAGCGAGGACGCCGCCCTCGACCGCTACGACCTGGTCGACGAGCCGGTGGAGGTCGGCTACAACGCGGACCTGCCGCCGGAGTCCTTCGACCTCATCGTCGTCGACGAGTGCCACCGCTCCATCTACGGCAAGTGGCGCGCGGTGCTCGAATACTTCGACGCCCACCTTGTCGGCCTGACCGCCACCCCGGTCAAGCAGACCTTCGGCTTCTTCTTCCAGAACCTCGTCAGCGAGTACCCGTACGAGCAGGCCGTCGCCGACGGCGTGAACGTCGACTTCGATGTCTTCCGGATCCGTACCGAGCTGGGGGAGAACGGCGGCACGATCCCGGCGGAGACGGTCGTCCCCATGCGCGAGCGCAAGACCCGCCGCGAGCGGTACGAGGAGCTGGAGGAGAACCTGGAGTGGAAGGCGTCCCAGCTGGGACGCCACGTCATCAGCAAGGGCCAGCTCAAGCTCGTCGTCGAGACGTTCCGCAAGCACCTGTTCACGGACATCTTCCCCCCGGTGGGGGACGGGGATGCGCAGCGGTCGCGTACGCACGTGCCCAAGACGCTGATCTTCGCCGTGGACGACAACCACGCCGACGAGATCGTCCAGACGGTCCGGCAGGTGTTCGGGGAGGGCGACGACTTCTGCACGAAGATCACGCACGCGGCCAAGCGGCCCGCCGAGCTGATCAAGGCGTTTCGCAACAGCCCCGAGCTGCGGGTCGCGGTGACCGTCGACATGATCGCCACGGGGACCGACATCCCGCCGCTGGAGTGTGTGTTCTTCCTGCGGGACGTCAAGAGCTGGGCGTACTTCGAGCAGATGAAGGGGCGGGGCTCGCGGACCGTGGACCCGGCGGAGTTCCAGTCGGTGACGCCTGACGCCGAGGTCAAGGAGCGGTTCGTGATCGTCGACGCGGTCGGTGTGACGGACTCGCCCCGTGTGGACGCCCGCCCGCTGGTCCGTGTTTCCGAGCGGAAGATTCCGCTGGAGCGGCTGATGGCGAAGACGGCGGGTCTGGCACTGACGGAAGACGAGGTCGCCACGCTGGCAGGCCGTCTGGCACGACTCGACCGCCAGCTCACGCCTGAGGAACGGGAGGAGATCGAGGAACTCGCCGACCAGCCGCTTCAGGAGATCGTCGGTGGTCTGGTCCGGTCCGTCGACCCCGACCAGCAGGAGAAAGCCCGCCGCATCGGCGGTGAGAAGCAGGTCCGGCAGGACATGCTGGAGGCGCTGAAACCGATCGCCTCCAACCGCGAGCTGCGGGACCGGCTGATGTCCATGCGCCGCGCCCACGACATCGTCATAGACGAGGTCAGCGTGGACGAGGTGAAAGAGGCGCGCGGCATCACGGCGGACGAGCTGGCGATGCGGAAGGTGACCTCCTGGCAGCAGTACATCAAGGAGCATGAGGACGAGATCGCCGCGCTCACCCTCGCGTTCAGCGAGCGCCGGGACCCGAAGGAGGTCTACCGGCGGCTGAAGGACCTCGCCCGCAAGATCGAGCGTCCTCCGTTCCAGTGGACCCCGGCGCGGCTGTACGACGCGTACGTCCAGCTCGGCAAGGCGGCCAAGCATCCCCGGGGCGCGGCCGGCGTGGTCGACCTCGTCGGCCTGCTGCGCTTCGAGCTGGGGTTGGACCAGGAGGTCCGGCCGTACCGGGCGCTGGTGGAGGAGCGGTACGCGGCGTGGCGGGCTCGGCAGGAGCAGGCGGGGGCGATGTTCACCGAGGATCAGGTGTGGTGGCTGGACCGGATCGTGGACGTCATAGCGACGGATGCGGCGATCGAGCCGGATCACTTGAAGGACGTACCCTTCATCGAGCGCGGGGGCGTGGACGGGTTCCTTCGGGAGTTCGGGGCGGACCGGGGGGCTGAGATTTTGGATGAGCTGGGACGGGAGTTGGGTGCGTGA
- a CDS encoding redox-sensing transcriptional repressor Rex, which produces MATGRTHRPATRSRGIPEATVARLPLYLRALTALSERSVPTVSSEELAAAAGVNSAKLRKDFSYLGSYGTRGVGYDVEYLVYQISRELGLTQDWPVVIVGIGNLGAALAGYGGFASRGFRVAALIDADPALTGKPVAGIPVQHSDDLEKIIKDNGVSIGVIATPAGVAQQVCDRLVAAGVTSILNFAPTVLSVPDGVDVRKVDLSIELQILAFHEQRKAGEETAAGDVGSVPATARDASGDQGPDGDVPAVMPA; this is translated from the coding sequence GTGGCAACTGGCCGAACACACCGACCGGCGACCCGCAGCCGAGGGATTCCCGAGGCCACCGTCGCCCGGCTTCCGCTGTACCTCCGAGCCCTCACCGCGCTGTCGGAGCGCTCGGTGCCCACGGTCTCCTCCGAGGAGCTGGCCGCGGCGGCGGGAGTCAACTCCGCCAAGCTGCGCAAGGACTTCTCGTACCTCGGGTCGTACGGAACGCGCGGTGTCGGCTACGACGTCGAGTATCTCGTCTACCAGATCTCCCGCGAACTCGGCCTCACCCAGGACTGGCCGGTCGTCATCGTCGGCATCGGCAACCTGGGCGCAGCCCTCGCCGGCTACGGCGGTTTCGCCTCCCGCGGCTTCCGGGTCGCCGCGCTCATCGACGCCGACCCCGCCCTGACCGGCAAGCCGGTCGCGGGCATCCCCGTGCAGCACTCCGACGACCTCGAGAAGATCATCAAGGACAACGGGGTCTCCATCGGCGTCATCGCCACCCCCGCCGGCGTCGCCCAGCAGGTCTGCGACCGGCTCGTGGCCGCCGGGGTCACCTCCATCCTGAACTTCGCGCCGACCGTGCTGTCCGTCCCGGACGGCGTCGACGTGCGCAAGGTCGACCTCTCGATCGAACTGCAGATCCTCGCCTTCCACGAGCAGCGCAAGGCCGGCGAGGAGACCGCGGCCGGCGACGTCGGCTCGGTGCCCGCCACCGCCCGCGACGCCTCCGGCGACCAGGGACCCGACGGGGACGTGCCCGCCGTGATGCCGGCATGA
- a CDS encoding HAD family hydrolase, with the protein MAALGWLTPRRRSATARSVLAGEASAEAARKSSREAPPAQQTEPEFPVIGDDKAAAFFDLDNTVMQGAALFHFGRGLYKRKFFETRDLAKFAWQQAWFRLAGVEDPEHMQDARDSALSIVKGHRVAELESIGEEIYDEYMADRIWPGTRALAQAHLDAGQKVWLVTAAPVEIAQVIARRLGLTGALGTVAESVDGVYTGRLVGEPLHGPAKAEAVRALAAAEGLDLSRCAAYSDSHNDIPMLSLVGHPYAINPDAKLRKHAREKDWRLRDYRTGRKAAKVGIPAAAGVGAVAGGTAAAIALSRRRR; encoded by the coding sequence ATGGCCGCTCTCGGATGGCTCACTCCCCGTAGGCGCTCCGCCACGGCGCGCAGCGTGTTGGCAGGCGAGGCCTCGGCGGAGGCTGCCCGCAAGTCCTCGCGGGAAGCCCCGCCGGCGCAGCAGACGGAGCCGGAGTTCCCGGTGATCGGCGACGACAAGGCGGCCGCCTTCTTCGACCTCGACAACACCGTCATGCAGGGCGCCGCGCTGTTCCACTTCGGCCGGGGCCTGTACAAGCGGAAGTTCTTCGAGACGCGCGACCTCGCCAAGTTCGCCTGGCAGCAGGCCTGGTTCCGGCTGGCCGGCGTCGAGGACCCCGAGCACATGCAGGACGCCCGCGACTCCGCGCTGTCGATCGTCAAGGGCCACCGGGTCGCCGAGCTGGAGTCGATCGGCGAGGAGATCTACGACGAGTACATGGCCGACCGCATCTGGCCCGGCACCCGCGCCCTGGCCCAGGCCCACCTGGACGCCGGGCAGAAGGTGTGGCTGGTCACGGCGGCCCCGGTGGAGATCGCCCAGGTGATCGCCCGCCGCCTGGGCCTGACCGGCGCGCTGGGCACGGTGGCGGAGTCCGTCGACGGCGTCTACACGGGCCGGCTGGTGGGCGAGCCGCTGCACGGGCCGGCGAAGGCGGAGGCGGTGCGCGCGCTGGCCGCGGCCGAGGGGCTCGACCTCTCCCGCTGCGCCGCCTACAGCGACAGCCACAACGACATCCCGATGCTCTCCCTCGTGGGGCACCCCTACGCCATCAACCCCGACGCCAAGCTGCGCAAGCACGCCCGCGAGAAGGACTGGCGGCTGCGCGACTACCGCACCGGGCGCAAGGCGGCGAAGGTCGGGATCCCGGCGGCGGCCGGGGTCGGCGCGGTCGCCGGTGGCACCGCGGCGGCGATCGCGTTGAGCCGGCGGCGTCGATAA
- the hemC gene encoding hydroxymethylbilane synthase gives MTEKALRLGTRRSKLALAQSGQVAQAVRRVTGRPVELVEITTYGDVSREALAQIGGTGVFVTALRDALLKGEVDFAVHSLKDLPTAQPEELVLAAVPEREDPRDVIVARDALKFTDLPRGARIGTGAPRRMAQLNAYARAHGLDIETVPIRGNVDTRIRYVRDGELDAVVLAAAGLNRIGRIDEVTDFLSVDTVLPAPGQGALAIECAADAADLIAALGELDDPLTRAAVTAERSLLAALEAGCSAPVGALADLPPLSAPLERGDPHADGQIVKEMRLRGVVGTTDGSRMVQLSTTGPVPQTHDQAWALGRGLATEMLAQGAAGLMGERAH, from the coding sequence ATGACTGAGAAGGCACTGAGGCTGGGGACCAGGCGCAGCAAGCTCGCCCTGGCCCAGTCCGGCCAGGTGGCGCAGGCCGTCCGCCGGGTGACCGGTCGGCCCGTGGAGCTGGTCGAGATCACCACGTACGGCGACGTCTCCCGCGAGGCGCTGGCGCAGATCGGCGGCACCGGCGTGTTCGTCACCGCGCTGCGGGACGCGCTGCTCAAGGGCGAGGTCGACTTCGCGGTTCATTCGCTCAAGGACCTCCCGACGGCACAGCCCGAGGAACTGGTCCTGGCCGCCGTACCGGAGCGCGAGGACCCCCGCGACGTGATCGTCGCGCGGGACGCGCTGAAGTTCACGGACCTGCCGCGCGGGGCGCGCATCGGCACCGGCGCGCCGCGCCGCATGGCGCAGCTGAACGCGTACGCCCGCGCGCACGGCCTGGACATAGAGACGGTTCCGATACGCGGCAACGTCGACACCCGCATCCGGTACGTCCGCGACGGCGAACTCGACGCCGTCGTCCTGGCGGCCGCCGGCCTGAACCGGATCGGCCGGATCGACGAGGTGACCGACTTCCTGTCGGTCGACACGGTTCTGCCCGCCCCCGGCCAGGGGGCACTGGCGATCGAGTGCGCCGCGGACGCCGCGGACCTGATCGCCGCGCTCGGCGAACTCGACGACCCGCTCACGCGGGCCGCCGTCACCGCCGAACGGTCACTGCTCGCCGCCCTGGAGGCCGGTTGCAGCGCCCCTGTGGGCGCGCTGGCCGACCTTCCCCCACTCTCGGCTCCGCTCGAGCGGGGGGACCCCCATGCCGACGGGCAGATTGTCAAGGAAATGCGCCTGCGCGGCGTCGTCGGCACCACCGACGGTTCCCGCATGGTGCAGCTGTCCACCACCGGTCCCGTGCCCCAGACGCACGACCAGGCGTGGGCACTCGGTCGCGGCCTCGCCACCGAGATGCTCGCCCAGGGCGCGGCCGGTCTGATGGGGGAGCGAGCACATTGA